The proteins below come from a single Oerskovia jenensis genomic window:
- a CDS encoding YbdD/YjiX family protein, which yields MRDALARAARGTAWYVRQLMGDDAYRVYVEHRRAAHGPDVPVLTERQFWRQRMDDQDRNPGARCC from the coding sequence GTGCGCGACGCGCTCGCCCGCGCGGCGAGGGGTACGGCCTGGTACGTCCGCCAGCTCATGGGCGACGACGCGTACCGGGTGTACGTGGAGCACCGCCGCGCCGCGCACGGGCCCGACGTCCCCGTCCTGACCGAGCGCCAGTTCTGGCGCCAGCGCATGGACGACCAGGACCGCAACCCGGGCGCCCGCTGCTGCTGA